The following is a genomic window from Verrucosispora sp. WMMD573.
CCGAACTTCCCGAACCCGTCGCACACCGTCATCCCGACCACGCCGCTGGTCCGGGAGAAGCCGTTCCTGTACGTCGACGGCACCGGCGAGTACCGCGTCTTCGTGCCGGCGCTGCGCGCCAACTCCTCCGGCACCAGCTGGTACAACAAGACCCCGGCCGGCTCGTCCATCTCGCTGGCCGACTTCTTCGTCGTCCGGCCGGGCGCCTCGGCGGCGACCATCAACAACGCCCTGGCCCAGGGTCGGCACCTGCTGTTCACCCCGGGCGTGCACCGGGTCACCGAGCCCATCCAGGTCAACCGGGCCAACACCGTCGTCCTCGGCCTCGGACTGGCCACCATCCAGGCCGACAACGGCACCGTCGCGATGCGGGTCGCCGACGTCGACGGGGTCAAGGTCGCCGGCATCATGTTCGAGGCCGGCGCCGTCAGCTCCCCGGTGCTGATGGAGGTGGGCCCAGGCGGCTCCTCGGCCAGCCACGCCGCCAATCCCACCTCGCTGCACGACGTCTTCTTCCGCATCGGCGGGCCGGGCGTCGGCCGTGCCGCCACCAGCCTGGTCGTCAACAGCGACAACGTCATCGGCGACCACCTGTGGCTGTGGCGGGCCGACCACGGCGACGGCGTCGGCTGGACGGTGAACACCGCCGACACCGGGCTGATCGTCAACGGCGACAACGTCACCATGTACGGCCTCTTCGTCGAGCACTACCAGAAGTACCAGACCATCTGGAACGGCAACGGCGGGCGGACGTACTTCTACCAGAACGAACTGCCGTACGACCCGCCCAACCAGGCGGCCTGGATGAACGGTTCGACCCGGGGCTACGCCGCGTACAAGGTGGCCGACTCGGTGACCAGTCACCAGGCGTGGGGGCTGGGCAGTTACGCCTACTTCAACGTCGACCCGTCGGTGGTGGCCGAGCGGTCGTTCGAGGTGCCGAACAATCCGAACGTGCGATTCACCAACATGGTGACCGTGTCCCTCGGCGGCGTCGGCACGATCAACCGGATGATCAACAATGTCGGTAACACGGTCAACGCCGGCAACCAGGTGTCGTACCTGACCGCGTATCCGTAGGCCGGTGGTGGCCCGGCCGGTGACCCCGGCCGGGCCACGCCGTCACGCCGGGCTGACCGGTTCCCGGGACAGCAGCGCCCGCAGCGCCCGGACCACGTCGGCCGGGGACTCCTCGGCCATGAAGTGGCCGCAGGTGACCGTCTCGTGCACCAGGTCCGGTGCCCATCCGCGCCACAACCCGGCGGCGTCGTACCCCAGAGCGGCACCCCAGTCCTGCTGAAGGACGGTCACCGGCATCCGCAGCCGGTTACCCGCCGCCCGGTCGGCGCGGTCGTGGACGACGTCGATGCCGGCGGTGGCCCGGTAGTCGGCGACGATGGAGTCCACCGATGCGCGGGACGCCGCGAGGTACGCCGCCCGGACGTCCGCGGGAATCGCGCCGGGGTCCCGGATCCAAACGTCCAGGAAATGGCCGAAGAATGCGTCGGCGCTCGCCGCGATCATCTGTTCGGGCAGCCCGGGCGGCTGCGCCATCAGGTAGAGGTGGAAGCCGACCGCCGCGTCGACACCGTGCAGCACGTCCCACATGTCGAGGGTGGGCAGCACGTCGAGGATGGCGAGACGGGTGATCCGTTCCGGGTGGTCGAGGCCGGCGCGGATCGCCACGAGGGCACCCCGGTCATGGCCGGCCAACGCGAACCGGTCGTGACCGAGCGCTTCGGCGAGCGCGACGACGTCGGCGGCCATGGTTCGTTTGGCGTACGCGGTGCCGTCCGGGTCGGCGGGTTTGTCGCTGGCGCCGTAGCCACGCAGGTCCGGCACGATCACCGTGTGGTCGGCGGCCAGGTCGGCGGCGACGTGCCGCCACATCAGGTGGGTCTGCGGGAAGCCGTGCAACAGCACGATCGGACTGCCGGAACCGCCGACGGCGGCGTGCAGTTCCACCCCGTCGGCGACGGGAACGCGCTGCTGGTCGAAGCCGCTGATACGCGGGGTCATTCCAGGTCCTCCGAATCACATGGGTGTCGATCGGCGGTCGCCGGTCGTCGACACCGAGGTTCGCCGGGCCGGATCAGCATCGGATGAGTGCCCGATGAGTGCCGGTGGACCGCCGCCATGATCGGCACTCGCCCTAGAGTGGTCACATGACCAGGCAGGACACGGTTCCGGCGGTGTCCTTCGGGGTGCTCGGTGCGGTAACCGCGTGGGCCGGTGGCGTACCGGTCGGGCTGAAGGGCCCCCGGCACCGCGCCGTGCTCGCCCGCTTGCTGATCGCCCGAGGCCGGGTGGTCCCCGTCGACCAACTCCTCGCCGACCTCTGGCAGCCGTCGTCGGAAGGATCGATCGCGGCGATCCGCACCTTCGTGGCCGATCTGCGACGGGCCCTGGAGCCGGAACGGCCGGCCCGCCGACCGGCCCGGTTGCTGCTCACCACACCCCCCGGGTACGCGCTGCGTGCCCCCGCCGACGCGGTCGACGCCTGGCGGTTCGAGGCGGCGGTGATGGAGTCCGGACGGCTACTCGACCAGGGCCGTCCGGAGGCAGCGCTGACCGGCCTGGACGGCGCGTTCGCCCTGTGGCGGGGGCCTGCCTACGCCGGGTACGACGGCGAGGGCTGGGCCCGTGGGGAAATCAACCGCCTCGACGACCTGCGGCTGCTCGGTAGCCAGCGGCGGGCCGAAGCGCTGATGGCGCTCGGGCGCGATGTCGAGGCCGCCACCGTCCTGCGGGGGGACGCCGAGGCCCACCCGCTGCGCGAGGACATCTGGCGGCTGTGGATCGTCGCGCTGTACCGCTGTGGCCGGCAGGGAGAAGCCCTCGCCGCGCTGCGCCGGGTCCGCGACACCCTGGTCGACGAACTCGGCATCGACCCCGGGCCCCGGCTGCGTCAGCTCGAAGCCGACGTCCTCCAGCAGGCGCCGCACCTCGCCCCGACCACGCCCACCCCGCCGGCACCGGCGCCCGTCACCCCAGCCGCCGTGCCGTCGGCCTCTCCCGACGTGCCGGCCCAGGCCGACCGCACGGCCCCGGAACTTGCCGACCTGCCGCCGGGGCGGCGTCCCTTCGTCGGCCGCGAACCGGAACTGGACCGCCTCGTCCGAGTCGCCGCCGGCACGGCCCGCGACAGCGTGCCGGCCGTCGCCCTGATCTCCGGCGACCCGGGCGCCGGCAAGACCGCCCTGCTCGACGCACTCACCCGCCGCCTGGCGGTCGACGGCTGGGTGACCGCCTGGGGTCGTGTCCCCGAGTACGACGGTGCACCGACCGCCTGGCCCTGGACGCAGATCAACCAGACGCTGACGGCGAGGATCCGGCCGACACAGCAGGCTGCGCCACCACCGCCGGCCGACGCCGGACCGGCACCCGGCAACGGCGGCGAACGGAGCCTCGAGACGCTGCGGTTCCGGCTGCGGCGCGAGGCGATCACGCTTGTCGACAACGCGGCCCGGCAAGCCCCGGTGCTACTGGTCCTCGACGACCTGCACCGCGCCGACGAGGGCACCCTGGACCTGCTCACCGGCCTGTTCGCCGAGCCGGCGCTGGCCAGCGGCCCCGTCATGATCGTCGCCGCGTACCGCACGTCGCAGGTCAACGCCGGGCTGACGGCGACGCTGGCCCGGCTCGCACCCCGCGAACCAGCCCGGGTCTACCTCACGGGCCTACCCGAGGCGGCGACCGCCGAGCTGACCAGGGCGGTCGTCGGGCTCGACGTCGACGCCGTCACCCTCCGGTCGATTCACCGTCGCAGCGGCGGAAATCCCTTCTTCGTCCGCGAGCTGGCCCGGTTGCTCGTCGCCGAGGGTCCGCAGGCGCTCGCCCGGGTGCCGGCCGGGGTGCGCGACGTCATCCGGCACCGTCTCACCCAACTGCCGGAAGCCACCCGAACACTGCTTCGGCAAGCGGCGGTCGTCGGCCGCGACGTCGACCCGGAAGTGCTGTCGGCGTTGACCGGCGAGCGGGAAGCGGTCGTCCTCGACGCCCTCGACCGGGCCGAACAGGCCGGCTTCCTCAGCGCGCACGGTATGGCCGGGCAGCTGCGCTTCACCCACATTCTGGTTCGCGACACCCTCTACGACGACCTGCCGGTCGCCCGCCGCGCCGGGTGGCACGCCGCCGCCGGCGAGGCCCTGGAACGGTTGCACCCGCACCAGGCCGCCGCCCTCGCCCACC
Proteins encoded in this region:
- a CDS encoding alpha/beta hydrolase, whose translation is MTPRISGFDQQRVPVADGVELHAAVGGSGSPIVLLHGFPQTHLMWRHVAADLAADHTVIVPDLRGYGASDKPADPDGTAYAKRTMAADVVALAEALGHDRFALAGHDRGALVAIRAGLDHPERITRLAILDVLPTLDMWDVLHGVDAAVGFHLYLMAQPPGLPEQMIAASADAFFGHFLDVWIRDPGAIPADVRAAYLAASRASVDSIVADYRATAGIDVVHDRADRAAGNRLRMPVTVLQQDWGAALGYDAAGLWRGWAPDLVHETVTCGHFMAEESPADVVRALRALLSREPVSPA
- a CDS encoding BTAD domain-containing putative transcriptional regulator codes for the protein MTRQDTVPAVSFGVLGAVTAWAGGVPVGLKGPRHRAVLARLLIARGRVVPVDQLLADLWQPSSEGSIAAIRTFVADLRRALEPERPARRPARLLLTTPPGYALRAPADAVDAWRFEAAVMESGRLLDQGRPEAALTGLDGAFALWRGPAYAGYDGEGWARGEINRLDDLRLLGSQRRAEALMALGRDVEAATVLRGDAEAHPLREDIWRLWIVALYRCGRQGEALAALRRVRDTLVDELGIDPGPRLRQLEADVLQQAPHLAPTTPTPPAPAPVTPAAVPSASPDVPAQADRTAPELADLPPGRRPFVGREPELDRLVRVAAGTARDSVPAVALISGDPGAGKTALLDALTRRLAVDGWVTAWGRVPEYDGAPTAWPWTQINQTLTARIRPTQQAAPPPPADAGPAPGNGGERSLETLRFRLRREAITLVDNAARQAPVLLVLDDLHRADEGTLDLLTGLFAEPALASGPVMIVAAYRTSQVNAGLTATLARLAPREPARVYLTGLPEAATAELTRAVVGLDVDAVTLRSIHRRSGGNPFFVRELARLLVAEGPQALARVPAGVRDVIRHRLTQLPEATRTLLRQAAVVGRDVDPEVLSALTGEREAVVLDALDRAEQAGFLSAHGMAGQLRFTHILVRDTLYDDLPVARRAGWHAAAGEALERLHPHQAAALAHHFTAAGTRATAGRAARYARSAAEQAETRAAPHDAVRLWEQAVTAYDRAADGDVHGQLAAQMGLGRALAVTGRLAQARRHRAAAISSAQRLDDPELLADVLTAFDVPAIWTRNDDELLSRQVALAVETALAALPPDDHARRGHLLATLALELRGSTGDRGDRAAREAEDIARRTGDVPLLALALNARYLHTFHRGGLAPERARLGVELVQVARSRNLVTFEVLGHLIAMQAYCAVGDLATADARATAADHLARRYELPLVGLFTRWYAALRLAIEGRPAEAEDAYRAADHALPADELPGMAQGLAPLALFCLRLTTGGDLTAGETVRWRGEDFGPYEPWVRPLLLLAAGDRTGAAEALKAVPDSPHDLLREARSCLVARAALALGDRSRVRAAYADLLPADGELAGAGSGVLTLGPVARHLGDLAAALGDPDRAR